In Methanosarcinales archaeon, the DNA window GGAACTGGCAAAGGGGCCGAGAATGGCATACTGATCAAGGGCGGCGAAGCACTGGAGACCGCACAGAAACTGGATACCATTGTGTTTGATAAGACCGGTACCCTGACCAAAGGCGAACCAGTGCTGACCGATGTTGTGGTCACGGCGGAAGGAATAGATGAAAACACCGTGCTCCAGCTGGCCGCCATCACAGAAAAGGGTTCTGAACACCCCCTGGGTGAGGCCATCGTGAACGGTGCCACCCAGAAGGGTCTGGATATCCCTAACGGCCAGGATTTTAATGCTATTGCAGGCCATGGTGTGGAAGTCACCTACAATGGCAGCCGGATACTTTTGGGTACCCGTAAACTCATGTCTGATAAGGGAATGGACCCGACACCCATGAACAAGACCATGGAATCCCTGGAGAACGACGGCAAGACCGCCATGCTCATTGCAAAGGATAATGAGATCATAGGTATCATTGCCGTGGCAGATACCCTGAAAGAGCACTCAGCAGATGCGGTTGGGTATTTGCAGAAAATGGGTCTCACAACCATCATGATCACGGGCGACAACCACCGTACAGCCAATGCCATTGCCAGACAGCTGGGTATAGACCGTGTACTTGCCGAAGTGCTGCCCCAGGATAAGGCCAATGAGGTCAAGAAGCTCCAGGCTGAAGGCCGGAAGGTGGCCATGGTGGGAGACGGTATCAATGATGCGCCTGCACTCACCCAGGCAGATATCGGCATAGCTCTTGGCAGCGGTACCGATGTTGCCATGGAATCTGGCCAGATCGTGCTTATCAAGGACGACCTGCGGGATGTAGTATCAAGTATCGAACTGAGCAAAAAGACCATGAGCAAGATCAAACAGGGTCTGTTCTGGGCCTTTGCGTACAACGCTGCAGGTATACCCATTGCACTGGGTGTATTTGGTCCATACCTGGTTGCTCCGGCACTGGCAGCATTGTTCATGGCAATGAGTTCGGTGTCTGTGACCACTAATGCACTGCTATTGAAGCGGTTCAAACTCAAACGGCAGGAGGGCTAGATTTGGCTGTGAAATTCATGCATACCTTTGTAACCAGCTCCCTATCAGCACTGGTAGTTGGAGTCCTGTTCTATGTACTGTCAACAGGCAGAAGTGCCGTTTCAGAAGCATATACTACCACTGATACCAATCTGGGATCGGTATTCATTTTCCTGTTGGCACTGATAATCGGGCTGTCGGTATGGCCGAGGATTCTGGAAAAATTGTGATTGATATGGCATCTTATCCCATGAGTGGTAAATCTTATGTAAGAGGTTGATCGTGAATAAAAGAAAATTAGTTTATATTTTTGCACTAATAATATTGATTGTAAGTTCAATTATTATCGACCAAAAATTCGACCAGCAGAATAAAATTATTGAAGATTTGACCAATCTGTCAAGTGAGCAGCAATTGGATATTTCAAATCTGGAATATATTCTCAATACTACTGAAGAAAACTTGCGAAAGGAAAAAATCCAGAAAGATTTATTTGAGCAGGAACTGTTAAAATTAAAGGAAATCTCGAAAAGTAACTATGCCGTGGTTGGCATAAACTCGAAGGGGAATGGTGTGACAATTCCCCTGGAGGTTATAATAAAAAACGGTAATGGTAATCTCTTTCTGGATGTGACCAATGTTCGATTTGATGAACGGTTGCAATCATCTGTCCAGTTATCTATTAAGGCTGCCAGTGAAATTACCAATACAGATATTGATGAAAAAGATATTTTGATCTCCATTGAAGCCCCGGCCGGATCAAGGAACACAGAAATAGCGGGTAAAAGTGGCGGAGCCGCAATAACAATAGCTGTCATAGCTGCAATGGAAGAGTATAATATAACTCACGATGTGCTGATCACCGGTACTATTGAAGAACGTCATATCATAGGCGAAGTTGGATCTGTTAAAGAAAAAGCAATAGCTGCCAGAGACGAGGGTGCAATTGTTTTCATCGTTCCTGTTGATCAGAAAGTAAGAGTACCGGGTTTGGAGGTTGTGGAAGTATTGACTGTTGAAGATGCCTGGAAATATATAATTCAAACATCTTCCTCATAGAAATTGGAAATGATTACTATGCTATTCTCATATGTAAATATACAAAGAAACAATTATGTAGATAGTCATCTATCTACAATCCCCATTACAAAAAGATATGATGAACCATGTTTTTACAATTCAAATCACAAGTAACAGAAGTCCTGAACAAAGCCCTTGAAACAAACAACCTTGAAATACCAGACCTGAACCTTGAAGAGTCCATGCATGCAGATATCGCCTCTTCGGTCTCATTCAGGTTAGCTCCGGTATGCAAGAAAAGTCCAAAGGTTATAGCCGAAATGATTGCAGCATCCATCAAGCTGCCGGAAGCCGGACTGATCGACAGGGTAGAAATTACAGGGCCTTATCTGAACTTTTTTGTTAATCAGAGATTTCTAGACAAAACATTGTCAACTGTAAGGGAGCAAGGCACGGACTATGGAAGCCAGACCGGTCGCGGAAAGGTCATTCTGGAACATACCTCAGCCAATCCAAACGGCCCGCTGCATGTGGGTCATATCCGCAATTCCGTTATTGGGGATACCCTGGGGCGGATATTGAAAAAAGCCGGATTTGAAGTAGAAAACCAGTATTACATTAATGATATGGGCAGGCAGATCGCCATCGTCTCATGGGCTCTGGGACATTTTGATTTTGATAAGAAGAAGAAATCAGACCATGCCATTGCTGACATCTATATCAAAGCAAATAGGGTGCTGGAGGAACAGCCCGATAAGGTTGCCGAGATCGATGTATTGATGCAGCGAATTGAACATGGTGACGTGGAGGTGGCAGAGCGTTTCAAACATGCTGTTGAACTTGCTATGGACGGTATCAAACAGAGTTTGCAGCGAATAAATATCAGCCATGATTCCTTTGCATGGGAATCAACATTTGTAAGAAACAATGACGTAATTACCACCATTGACCGCATAAAAAATACTGGCAGGGCAGTAATCGATAATGGTGCATTAATGGTCGAGCTTTCAGATTATGGTTTTGAGAAGAAACTGGTCATACAGCGAAGCGACGGTACCTCATTATATACCACAAGAGACCTGGCATACCATCTTTGGAAAGCAAAAAATTGCGACAGGATGATCGATGTACTGGGCGCAGACCATAAACTGATCTCATCTCAGCTAAAAGCTGTCCTTAACATACTTGGTGAAAAAGAACCTGAGATCGTGATCTTTGAGTTCGTGTCTCTGCCTGAAGGCAGCATGAGTACCAGGCGCGGGAAATTTATTAGCACAGATGAACTGCTGGATCAGATCGAAGAAAGGGCAATGGAAGAAGTGGAAAAGAGGCGGCCAGACACAAGTTCGCAGTTCAAACAGGATGTGGCAAAATTCGTAGGTATAGGAGCTGTTCGATATGACATTATCAAGGTCTCGCCTGAGAAGTCCACAGTGTTTGATTGGCGGGAGGCACTGGATTTTGAAAAACAGGGTGCGCCGTTCATCCAATACAGCCACGCCAGGGCATGTAATATTCTGGCCAAAGCAGAAGAATCAGGTATCAATATGGAAAATCTTGATTATGATATCACTGTGCTTTTAGAAGATCAGGAGATCGAACTAATAAAAATGATAGGTAAATTCTCATCCATTATAGAAACTGCAGCCAGTGAATTAAAACCCCATCATCTTGCTACCTATTCCAGGGAATTAGCTGATGCTTTCAACCAGTTCTACAGGTATGTTCCTGTACTGAGTGCTGAAGAGCCTTTACGCAATTCAAGACTGGTACTGGTTGATTGTGCCAGGACAGCACTGGGAGCAGCCCTTGATTCCCTGGGAATATTTGCACCTGAGAACATGTAAACAAGTTTATAAACAACAAAAAGTAATATTATTGCTGTTGTTGACACATTCGTTCAATTTTGAGGGAGACTAAATGCAATACCACGCCGAAGTTACCATAGGACTGAAAAATGGGATGTTAGATCCGGAAGCTGCAACTGTCCAGAAAGCACTGGAACATCTGGGATATTCCACAGATAACTTAAAGATGCAAAAACGATTTACTCTTGACCTGAACGCCTCATCTGCTGACCAGGCACGTGATCGTGTGGACGAGATGTGCATGCGGCTATTGGCCAATCCGGTGATACATAATTATAATATACTGATCGAGGAGTCTGGATGAAGATTGCTGTCCTTCAGTTCGGTGGATCAAATTGCGATTACGATGTCCACTATGTTCTGACTGAAGTGATGGGTGTAGATGCCGATATGGTATGGTATAAGGACGAATTGAAAGGATATGATGGCGTAGTAATACCAGGTGGATTCTCTTATGGGGATTATTTAAGAGCTGGTGCCATCGCCGCCAGGGCACCCATAATGGATTCAGTCCGGAGTATGGCAAATAGAGGCCTTCCTGTGCTGGGAATATGCAATGGTTTTCAGATCCTGGTGGAATCGGGTCTCCTGGCAGGGGCTCTGATGACAAACAGATATCCAAAATTCAGATGCCAGTGGGTCAATCTCAGGGTGGATAATAACACCTCACCATTTACAAATGCGTTCAAAAAAGGTGAGATTATCAATTTGCCGATTGCCCATATGGAAGGAAATTATTTTGCAGATGAAACTACCATTTCTGAACTTAACAACATGGACAAAATAGCATTCAGATACGTTGATCCTCAAGGTAAAGCCACAGATGAGGCAAATCCTAATGGTTCATTAGAAAATATCGCTGGGGTTCTCAATACAAAAGGTAATGTCCTTGGAATGATGCCTCATCCGGAAAGAGCGTCTGAAGAAATCCTGGGATCTGCTGATGGGAAAAAAATATTCAATTCGATGATTGATTATATAAACTTATAACACTCAGATATTTAGCAAGATGTTCAATAAAATAAAACGATATATCAAGATTGCCAGGGTTTTTTATAAATACAGACTTTTCGATATTTTCTTAAGAGAATCAAAGCAGAAACAAGGGGTTGTGGACCTGTGTACTTGCCCAATTGATTTTGATCGCAGGTCGAATTCTGTTAAATTGCGTGTGGCATTTGAAGAATTGGGTCCTACTTTCATTAAGCTTGGCCAAGCTATGAGTAAACGGCCAGATATCGTCCCTGTTGAATATGGCAAAGAGCTTGAAAAATTACAGGAAAAAGTGCAACCTTACGATTTTGAAAGGATGCAGGAAGCATTCAGTATAATCTGCGGTGCGGTTCCTGGTGAATCCGGAACATATAGCGATTTTACAACCCTGTTTGATGAATTTAATAAAGAACCAATTGCCAGTGCCTCCATTGCACAGGTCTATGAAGCAGTATATAATAATGAGAATGTAGTGGTTAAAATCGCCAGACCTGGAATGATGGATGTAATAAACCTTGATCTGGATATTCTCTATGATATCAAGTTTATCTTTATAAAACTATTAAAGATAAAAACCAATATCGATGTCGACGGTTTTCTTGACGAATTCAAGATAATGCTAAACCGTGAACTGGATTACCGGAATGAAGCCCTAAATATGGAGCGGTTCAGGGAGAATTTTTTAAACATCAAACAAGTTGATATTCCCAAGGTATATTGGGAACTCACAAACGACAATATTCTGGTAATGGAACACATTTATGGACTCCCCCTAAGGGATTTCAGGACCTTCAGTAAAGCTGAAAGAAACAGATTGGCAAAACTCATTTCTTCAAGTTTCCTGAAAATGGTTTATATAGATGGATATTTCCATGCTGATCCTCACCCTGGAAATATATTTGTGCAAAATGATGGCAGTATTGCGTACCTGGATTTTGGAGCTATTGGAAAATTAGATTCAGACATCAAGAAGGATATTTACTCTGTATTTTATGCTGTTTTCATAAAAGATGTGGACATGGCCGCCAGATCTTTTCTTAAATTGGCAAAAAAAAGTCCTGATGACATTGACATTCATGCATTTAAATGGGATATTGATGAAGTTATTTCCAGGCAGCATTTCAGCAGACCTGGAGAACATCACAGCGACGATTTCGTAAAACTTGCGTTAAAATATGATTTATCGCTTCCAAGATCCTTTTCATTGCTGGAGAGGGCACTTGTGCTTGTAGAAAGTACATGTCTTGATCTTGACCCGGATTTTAATCTTATGTATGAGGTTAAAGCCCTTACAAGGGAAATGGCACGCTCAAAATATTCACCACATAAAATTATGGAGGATTTCCAGATGGAATGGGACAGTTTCTATGAGCTTATTAAAAATGTCCCATCTGGTATTAATGATATTTTTGAGAGCATAAAAATGTTCAAAGCAGCTAATGTTATTAAACAGGAGAATGCAAAACATAAAAAAATATTTATTAATAGTATTTTACAAAATCTTTATCTTACCATCTTATTAATAGCTTCAGTAGCCCTGCTAATATGGAAAGGTGATGAACCAGCTCTTGAGATAATAGGTATTGTAGGATTTGTTATTAGTTTAATCCTGGGTATAATTATGATTTTGAAAAAATAGAAGAATTATCTGAGCCAGTGGCAAACTTGTTAGAATTACCTGAAATTCCTTAATCTGTATCCACTTCAAATAAGAGGGTAACTGGTATTATTTAAATTTATAAGCCTCAGCAAAATTTTGATTTCCTCAACTCAATAATATTTTCAAGTTAATACTTGATTTACTATCATTTTATCAATAGGATAAATAATATAACAAATTAAATCAATAATGAAATCGGACTTTTATTATAAAACAATATCAGATAAAGCAGTGAAGTTTATTCCCGGAGCAATAATCAATGGTCAATGTTGATAAATTTATAGAAAAAGCAATTAAGCAAATCAAAGACGAGACTAATGGGCCTGCAATAATTGGGCTCTCAGGAGGTGTTGATAGTTCAGTATGTGCTGTCCTCGCCCACAAGGCTTTAGGAGAACTCTTAACTCCTATTTACATTGACACAGGCTTGATGCGTAAGGGTGAAACCAAGCGAATAAAAGAAATATTTGGAGATATGAATCTTCTGACAATCAATTCAAAAGAACGATTCATAAGTGCATTAAAAGGATTAACTGATCCAGAAGAAAAACGCATGGCAGTGGGCGAAACATTTATCAGAGTTTTTGAAGAGGAAGCCAAAGAATTAAATGCCAGATACCTTATTCAAGGAACTATATATCCTGATAGGATCGAATCAGAGGGCGGTATTAAATCACACCATAATGTTGGCGGACTCCCATCTGTTGTCGATTTTGATAGTATCGTTGAACCAATCTCGGAACTTTATAAAGACGAGGTGAGAGAAGTAGCGCAGGCGCTTGGATTGACAAAAGAAATATCCGCCAGGATGCCATTTCCTGGACCGGGCTTGTCTGTTAGGATCATAGGAGAGGTTACCCAGGATAAACTGGATGTTGTAAGAGAAGCAAATGCTATTGTCGAAGAGGAACTACTCGAACCATTTAAACCCTGGCAGACATTTGCAGCTATATTAGGAAAAGGAACCGGTGTAAAAGGTGACCAGCGGATCCACGGTTGGATCATTGCCGTTCGTGCGGTCGAATCCAGGGACGGTATGACAGCAGGACCTATGGAACTTCCATGGGACGTGCTTAGTAAGATCGAGTCCCGCATAACTAGTGAAATACCTGATGTCGCAAGGGTAGTCTACGATATTACACCAAAACCCCCGGCAACCATAGAGTTTGAATAGTCTAAGGAATCCAAGAATGATATTCCAATTGTTGATGAAGCGAAAGCTGTAATTAAAATTTTTGAAGGATCTAAAGGGCACAGTTCCAAAATCCAGTTATTCCAACGAATATATCAGATGCAGATGCGATTACAAATCCGTGTAAATCCGCGAAATCCGTGTCTTTTTATTTTTTCAGACGCGGATTAACACTGATTTACACCGATTTTACCTAAAGTCGGTGTCTAAAAAATAACTGGAAAATGGGAAAGTGCCGATCTAAAGTATACCTACCCGGATTAATAAAGTGGTTAATCCTAATTGGAAGCTTTGCCCTTATTGTGGTACTGAGAAATCATAGTAGAAATAAATACTATTAATCCAATCAACTAAATCAGATGAGCAAAAGTCACAAAAAAAAAGAACATTCTCCTGATTTTCCCACAGCTGTCTGGCATGGTAAGGACCTATTTGAAGGCAAACCTGTTGATTCATTGACTGTCATTTTTCATACAATCGGATGTCATTGGAGCCATAGCGGTGGCTGTTCAATGTGTGGGTATTTCAATGATAGTGCTACCGTCCCGCCTGGTGATGAAAATCTCATCTCACAATTTGATCATGTACTAAAAAAAATAGGAAATAATACTGCCCTTATTAAGATATTCACATCAGGCAGTTTTTTCGATGATCGAGAGATAGCACACTCTGTAAGGACAGGGATATTTGAAAAGATCGGGGATATTGGGACCATAAAAAAAATTGTTGCTGAAACACGGCCCGAGTTTGTGACTGAAAAAAAGCTTAACGATTCGCTTGAGATACTTGATAAATATGGTATCAGGTTAGAAATCGCTGTTGGACTTGAAACAAGCAATGATGCAATCCGAAAGGATTGCATTAATAAAGGATTTACTTTCAATGACTTTATTAAAGCTTCTAAGACTGCCAAATCTCTTGGAGTCACAACAAAAGCATATTTACTCTTAAAGCCGCCATTTATTTCAGAAAAAGCTGCCATAGATGACATTATTGCGTCAATAACTGACGCAGCACCTTACGCAACTACGATCTCAATTAATTTGTGCAATATCCAAAAAGGTACACTGGTCGAAGAATTATCTGAACGTAAAAGTTACAGGCCACCCTGGCTTTGGAGTGCAGTATACGTGCTTATTAAGGGTAAGGAATTGTTCCCTGAAATAACTTTGATGTCGGATCCGGTAGCAGCTGGCTTAAATAGAGGCCCTCATAATTGTAAAAAATGTGATGGGGATATAGCCCAAATACTACGTGATTTTTCAATTTCACAGGATACAGGTGTATTATCTGAAGTGGATTGCGATTGTTATCCTTTATGGGAAAAAGTGATCGAACTTGAGGATAATACCTTCGGTTCCTATCTAATAAAATAGAACAATCAAATAGAAAAAAATTCCGGTTTGACCCGGAATGTTTACATTGGCTTTAAATTAAGAATTTAAGCAGATCTTTACTTAAACGTGTTTCCATACCAAGACGGTTCAGTATCGAATCATCTGATTCGCCTTCACTTTTTAAAATTTCAATGCGATCAAATATCTGTGGTTTGATCTC includes these proteins:
- a CDS encoding arginine--tRNA ligase: MFLQFKSQVTEVLNKALETNNLEIPDLNLEESMHADIASSVSFRLAPVCKKSPKVIAEMIAASIKLPEAGLIDRVEITGPYLNFFVNQRFLDKTLSTVREQGTDYGSQTGRGKVILEHTSANPNGPLHVGHIRNSVIGDTLGRILKKAGFEVENQYYINDMGRQIAIVSWALGHFDFDKKKKSDHAIADIYIKANRVLEEQPDKVAEIDVLMQRIEHGDVEVAERFKHAVELAMDGIKQSLQRINISHDSFAWESTFVRNNDVITTIDRIKNTGRAVIDNGALMVELSDYGFEKKLVIQRSDGTSLYTTRDLAYHLWKAKNCDRMIDVLGADHKLISSQLKAVLNILGEKEPEIVIFEFVSLPEGSMSTRRGKFISTDELLDQIEERAMEEVEKRRPDTSSQFKQDVAKFVGIGAVRYDIIKVSPEKSTVFDWREALDFEKQGAPFIQYSHARACNILAKAEESGINMENLDYDITVLLEDQEIELIKMIGKFSSIIETAASELKPHHLATYSRELADAFNQFYRYVPVLSAEEPLRNSRLVLVDCARTALGAALDSLGIFAPENM
- the purS gene encoding phosphoribosylformylglycinamidine synthase subunit PurS encodes the protein MQYHAEVTIGLKNGMLDPEAATVQKALEHLGYSTDNLKMQKRFTLDLNASSADQARDRVDEMCMRLLANPVIHNYNILIEESG
- the purQ gene encoding phosphoribosylformylglycinamidine synthase I; translated protein: MKIAVLQFGGSNCDYDVHYVLTEVMGVDADMVWYKDELKGYDGVVIPGGFSYGDYLRAGAIAARAPIMDSVRSMANRGLPVLGICNGFQILVESGLLAGALMTNRYPKFRCQWVNLRVDNNTSPFTNAFKKGEIINLPIAHMEGNYFADETTISELNNMDKIAFRYVDPQGKATDEANPNGSLENIAGVLNTKGNVLGMMPHPERASEEILGSADGKKIFNSMIDYINL
- a CDS encoding AarF/ABC1/UbiB kinase family protein, whose translation is MFNKIKRYIKIARVFYKYRLFDIFLRESKQKQGVVDLCTCPIDFDRRSNSVKLRVAFEELGPTFIKLGQAMSKRPDIVPVEYGKELEKLQEKVQPYDFERMQEAFSIICGAVPGESGTYSDFTTLFDEFNKEPIASASIAQVYEAVYNNENVVVKIARPGMMDVINLDLDILYDIKFIFIKLLKIKTNIDVDGFLDEFKIMLNRELDYRNEALNMERFRENFLNIKQVDIPKVYWELTNDNILVMEHIYGLPLRDFRTFSKAERNRLAKLISSSFLKMVYIDGYFHADPHPGNIFVQNDGSIAYLDFGAIGKLDSDIKKDIYSVFYAVFIKDVDMAARSFLKLAKKSPDDIDIHAFKWDIDEVISRQHFSRPGEHHSDDFVKLALKYDLSLPRSFSLLERALVLVESTCLDLDPDFNLMYEVKALTREMARSKYSPHKIMEDFQMEWDSFYELIKNVPSGINDIFESIKMFKAANVIKQENAKHKKIFINSILQNLYLTILLIASVALLIWKGDEPALEIIGIVGFVISLILGIIMILKK
- the guaA gene encoding glutamine-hydrolyzing GMP synthase subunit GuaA, whose amino-acid sequence is MVNVDKFIEKAIKQIKDETNGPAIIGLSGGVDSSVCAVLAHKALGELLTPIYIDTGLMRKGETKRIKEIFGDMNLLTINSKERFISALKGLTDPEEKRMAVGETFIRVFEEEAKELNARYLIQGTIYPDRIESEGGIKSHHNVGGLPSVVDFDSIVEPISELYKDEVREVAQALGLTKEISARMPFPGPGLSVRIIGEVTQDKLDVVREANAIVEEELLEPFKPWQTFAAILGKGTGVKGDQRIHGWIIAVRAVESRDGMTAGPMELPWDVLSKIESRITSEIPDVARVVYDITPKPPATIEFE
- a CDS encoding archaeosine biosynthesis radical SAM protein RaSEA, which codes for MSKSHKKKEHSPDFPTAVWHGKDLFEGKPVDSLTVIFHTIGCHWSHSGGCSMCGYFNDSATVPPGDENLISQFDHVLKKIGNNTALIKIFTSGSFFDDREIAHSVRTGIFEKIGDIGTIKKIVAETRPEFVTEKKLNDSLEILDKYGIRLEIAVGLETSNDAIRKDCINKGFTFNDFIKASKTAKSLGVTTKAYLLLKPPFISEKAAIDDIIASITDAAPYATTISINLCNIQKGTLVEELSERKSYRPPWLWSAVYVLIKGKELFPEITLMSDPVAAGLNRGPHNCKKCDGDIAQILRDFSISQDTGVLSEVDCDCYPLWEKVIELEDNTFGSYLIK